The nucleotide sequence ATTGTCACGATTGACTCCACGCGGTCTCCAGCCAAGTTCGCATAACATCGCGATTACACCAACTACTCGTTCCGGCAAACCGTGGGGCAGTTCTCGGTGAAATCGCCTGATCTAGTCAGGAATTTTTGCTCTACGACAACCTCTAGTTGGCCTTCTACGACTTTTGCGATTTAGCCCACAGGGTTGCAGAACTGGCAATCGCCATGACAAAGAAAAGCATGGCTCCGTCAAGGAAACTCCTATAGGAAATCGGGACTCTCCCTGGAGACGGGAGCGGGAACACGAAAACACCGAACACTGTTAGTCCCCGTGTGATTAGCGCGAGGACTGTGCAAATGATGCCGAGCCAATAGGCGGCGCTGCATAGATGTTTTTCCATGTTCATTCTCCTTGTTTAGCTGCGGCTGGAATCTTAGGACTAGAGGTGGAGCAAGTCAATGAAAGCCGGGAAGTTGGCGGCATTTCAGAGCGACTGTTGTCGCAATATCGCCATTGCACTAACTGACCGTGGGTCGTTGCGGGAACCTCAGGGCCATTGTTGGTGTCGTTACTACGGGAGAGCGAAATGCGATTCCTTGTGGGCGCGCTGCTCAGTGTCGTTATCATGTCTGCAACTAACGCGCAAACTTCAAATGAATTTCAGACGAGGGGCGGGTTCACGATCCGTCGCGGTCCGGTGCGCGGTGTCTTTACACCCGAGGAACGTAGTAACTATATCCTGCGCAGAGCACCGATATACCCTCCTGAAGCACTTGCCAAAGGCATTCAAGGATTGGTTAAGGTCGGTCACGAGATCGGCAAGGATGGGGTTCCCCAGCAGATTGAAGTATTAAGCGGCCCTTCGGAATTGGTGAATGCCTCGTTGGACGCGGTAAAGCAATGGCGCTATAAGCCTTTCAAGTTGAACGGAGAGCCAGTGGTTGTAGAAATGACTTGCGATATCAACTTTGAAATCCTACCAGTGAAGCCTGTTGCCAGAACAGACAATCCCTGAACGAGGTCGTTGGCGTAACTCGCGATTACACCAACAACCGCCCCAGGTGGCTCCGCGCCCGACGCCGAACCAAGAGTAGTTGGTGTAATCGCCTGTTAACAACAGTTGTCATCAACTTGGGGTGACGTAGCGAGGCTTCCCGACTAAAATCTGGGCTTCGAGGTACTTCGATTGGCCACGGTGGTTGTCGCTGCGATTGTGGTTTGTATTGCCTCAGCCAGTATCGGAAACGTCCTCCATTTTCAAATGAAGTTCCGACTCGTCGGAGCCGGATTACCCGTGAAGTGGTTCATGATGCCACTGGACGACTTCCGGATGTGGCGAACGTATATGAACGAAGCGCACGCCAGGCAGTGGCCTGTCTGGCCGTTCTACGTCTATCGAGTGTCTCTGGTCCTGTTCGCGATTTCGGGCATCTTCGTGGTCTTCAACATCGACAAGTTGTCTGCGCTATTGCGGTCCCGATTTACGCATTGACGGTAGTTGGTGTAATCGCCTGTTTACAACAACTATGGAAACACCGCCCCAATTCGGGGTGGAGTTTTACCGTGCAAAAGAAAACATTCACATACGAGTTTGAGGACAACTCTCCACGTTCTGTCACCTACGAGGTGGAAGAAACTGAGCGGCTTACTACATCCGTTCAGGACGGCGTTCCGTTTGTGTTTGCAAACCGAGCCGGAATGCTTACGCTCGCAAAGCCGGACGTATTGACGCTGTTGCGAGACGAAGGAAGCGAATCATAGTTGGTGTAATCGCCTGTTAACGACACCCAAGAGGGCGTGGGGACTATGTGTCGTCAGGGGACCCGAGTCGCCTTCGCAGTTTCGCACTGCCATATTCGCTTCGTGTGCAAAACCTGCATGGGCAAAAGGGTGGTTTTCCCTTCGCCTTAGGGAAATACCTCCAACCGATCACCTGGGGCAGTGAGCGGGCTTTTTGAATTTCGCCTGCTTCAATACGACGTGGTATCAGAACTTCCCACCCAGTGGGATCATCAGCCTGGGTGAACTCGGCTACGGCTTCGGCAGCGGTAACGACACGATGAGCCTGTCCGTAGTGGCCAACCCACACGAGTTGTTTGTCGGGGACTCGAAAGTAGATACCCGCAATTGGACCCTGATTGCGCCTTTTCAACTCCCTGAGCCACTGATGGGAAGCATAGAAATTTCGGGAAACCGGCACAGCATAAACGCCCCCCGGCAAAGCCCCAGCTTTACGGAGCCGAGCGATACCATTTCGGCGAATTCTCGAAATGCGTGATTCCGTCGTCAAATGCACGAACGTTGCCATCTTCTTTGCCTGAGGGATTGTACAAGCCTCGGGTTCCGCCGAACGTTGTGAGTGTAATCGCCTGATTGCGACAGTTATCGTGCTCCCAGCTCACTAGGGCTGCAAGAGAAGCCGCCCAGACATCGGGCGGCTCCCATCGATTTGATTGCCAACAAAGGCGCTTCGCGCCCTACTGCACGACTTGGTCCCATATAGACGACGTGCTCTTGCCTGAATTAACGTCTCCCTTGTAGAAGGAGGTGATGGGATGCGTTCCTATCGTGAAGTTGGACTTGGTCAGCGTAGCAACGCCGTCGCGCAGGGTCGCCGAACCGATTGCTTTTGTTCCATCCCGGAACGTCACTTTGCCAGTAGCCTCGTAAGGCCCAGAGGGTGTGACGTTCGCCGTAAAGGTAATCGGCTCGCCATATCTCGCCGGGTTTACGTTTGAGGTGAGTTCTATCGTGGTGGCAAAAGGGATGACATTTCTGAGCACGTTCACCTGGTCGTTGACCACTTGGACGGCATCCGGGCGGGTGTCTTCATCCACGTCTCCGACCGCGATTGCACCTCTGTAAAACGGCATGAAAGGTGCGCGACGGAAGGTGCCGTCCCCCTGCCCCCAGAAGGCAACCAGTTTGTCGCCCGGCACCAAAATGTCCGGATTACTGTCGCGGTTGAGGTCGGCAACTGCCAGCGAGCCGCCGCCTGCGGTCCAATATCGAGTGGCCGACTGGAAGCTCCCATCGCCATTGCCAAGCAACACCCCGATCGTGGATCCACCGAAGCCGTCTGGCCCGAATTGGTTGGCAGCCACCAGATCGAGTTTTCCGTCGCCGTTTACATCCGCCACCGCGACCCAACAACCTTCATGTCCTCCCGAACGGAAGCTAGTCGCGGGTTGGAAGGTCCCATCGCCAACCCCCAAAAGAACGCTAACAAAACGGTCACTGCCAACCAATAGGTCAGCTGCGCCATCGCCGTTTACATCGGCTGCAACGACAGATTGCGCCCAGTAGAAATAGCCATACGTCTGCGCGGCCTGAAAGTTCCCTCCGCCCATGCCCAGCAAAATACTGACCGTCCCATAGTAGGGCCAATTCTGATCCTGCCAGTTCGCAACAGCAATGTCAGGGATGCTGTCATGATTAAAATCTGCGACCGCTGCCCCATAAACAGGGCTGCCCTCCGAAGCAAAGGTGACTGCTGGTTTGAATGTGCCGTCTCCATTACCGAATAGAATTCCGATCCCACCCACTCCACCGTCGCCCATCGATCGATTGGCTACGAGAAGATCATCCTTGCCGTCCCCATTCAGATCATGCACCCCGACCCAGGTGGCATAGAGTCCACCCGACTTGTAGGTATGGACTGGTTGGAAGCTCCCATCGCCATTTCCAACAAGCACGCCCACGGTCCCGCCGTCGGAGCAAGTGTCGCTCGTTGCGCACGAGTTTGCGACGATTAAGTCGAGCTTTCCATCTCCATTGACATCGGCTAGAGCTACCCAAGATGCGTTGTATCCTCCCGAGTTGTAGCTATTAAGCATTTGAAAGATCGGAGCAGCACACCAACTGTTCGAAGCAAACAGGCAGAGGCACAGTACCCGGCCAAAATGGATGAAACGCTTGTAGTACATAAACCCTCCTGAAATGTTGCGAGGCTCTCTGCGTACATACCTGTGGCACTTCTGCCCATCGGGTCTAGTTCGGCGGAGGCGAGATCACGATTTTAGAAACGGGCCTGTTGGAATCATCCAATGGTGAACGAGATGACACTCGAGCCACCGAAAACTCTACTGTGTACGTGTAGGGAATACAGTGACTCTGATCACGCGCGAGAGTGACACATTCGGGTAGCCCTCCGAACGAAAACCTTGGCAATTGGAATCTCAACTGAACTACTCGCAGAGATTAAGACCCACTCCAAAGGGGCAGGCAAGCGCTAGTTCGCGAGGACCCAATCAGTGCACGTTTACCGGCTGGCGTAACATCGCAATTACACCAACTACAGGCCCGGCCTCCAGTCTGGGGGAGTAGTTGGTGTAATCGCCTGATTTCGCCAGTTTGACCAGCAAGCAGCGTACTATTTGTGAGTCTAGAGAACTCTGATGTTCACGAAAAAGAGAAGACAAGTTCCGACCTGGGAATTGGCGCTGATTGCTGCGGCCATCGCTGCCGGAATGTTGCGTGGTACTCCCGGCCTAATAGTAGCGATTGGAATCGTTGCGATTGTCGGAGTTTATTTGATCTGGACAAAACTATGAAACTTGATCGGTTAGCGATCTCTGAGGCCCGTTTCGGTCGATGAGTGTGATCGCCTGGTTACAGTAGCAAACCGCTCTTCGCGCTGGGGGTCAGGGTGTGCCGCGCAGGCGCTGGTCAATCAATGGGTCGATTGAGCAGTCGTGCGAGTACCACTTCAACCGGAGTTGACAACGATATGTCAGCACCTCGAATGCACACCTCGTTTCTTTCCGCCACGTCCATTGCGTCACCATGAAAACAAAACACAACACGGGACTGATCTGAACGTAGTCCATGGAAGCGCGAGCGCGAAACAACGAACATGTCCAGCGTTTGCCCTGCTCGCAGCTTTCGGTCGTACCCAGCTCGGCGAAGTTGGTTAATGAAGGCAAGGACTCGATCCTTCCATGGGGCCTGGGCGAGCATCACATCGAAGAATTCTGTCATTCGATCCCAGCTCTGGACGAACTCGCATTCCACCGGATTGCCACTCTCGCAATGACTCATCGCGGATGCCAGTTTATCTCAATGCGAGATTGCGTTTTCAACCGGATGACCGGGTAGTTGGTGCTAACGCCTGATTTCGCCAGTTACCCTTGATTGGCATATCATACGGACGTTCGCGGGCCTCAGAGAGGCAGTTAAATGGTCGCTTTCGCGTTCTCGGCATTGGTGATGCTGGCGCTATCCAGCATTGTGTTCCATTGGGCCATGCGAGTCCGGTTGATGAAAGTGGATTCATCCAGAAACAGAATCGCGTGGCTGAGTTTCCGTGGCGGTGATGACGTTTTGCAGACCTATGAAGCCCTGTTTCCCCGGAGCGTCCTACCGCGTTTCTGTCGGTTTGTATTCTGGACGGGCATTGTTTCCGGTGTCGTAGGCCTGTGCGCGATGGTCATTCTGAAAGCGGCTGGCAGGTAGTATTGCCAGTGGCGGAGTAGTTGGTGTAATCGCCTGTTTACAACAGTCCAGTCCCTAAGCGCGTGGTGATCCTCGCCGCCTGCTTTTCATCCCGAAGCCGGGCGACAGCGGTATAAAAATCAGAGAGGTGGCCGAGTTTTGTCGCTTGACGCAAGAATGGTGTGCTTCCGTACATGCGTAAGGTTTTCCACGAACCCAATCGAGGAACGAGGTGGTAACGGAGCACGCGGTCGTGCCTGCGATTCAATAGGCAGAGAAGTGTGATGTAGTCTCGCTCGGCTTCAGGTGCTTTTACTGCCCAACACAATCCCTTTTGAGTCCTTTCCGGGCGACAGAACACAATGGAGACCATGAATCCATTGTCAATTCGCAGAACTGAACGCCCACCTTTCCAGCTAAGAGCGACAGCAACATGGTCCGGAAACTGTGTCTTCAAGTCGTTTATAAGCGAGTATCGGAGTTTCTTAGTACGTTGTTGTTGATCCGATTTGAAGACATAGCGTGCATCAAGCTCGTAACCAAGTTTTTCGTAGAGTTGGCGATAGGTGCCGAAGTGTTTGTGGATCGTCTGTGTTGAGGGCATCCCTCGGGCTTTCAGGATTAGAGTCTCACTAAGGGTTCCCTTTGACTTGAGCAAGCGTCGGATTCTTTTCAGAATTTTTTCATCCGGCCAACGAGAATCGCGCATTTTTTGTATGGTGATTTGAGCGCGTTCGAATGTGCGTCGATCAACAATCGCCGGAAAGGCAAGAGGTTTCGTAATCCACAATCGAGGATCAACTTGTTTCAAAGCCGAGTGAAGGCGTTGCGTGCGTCGGTTCCAGACGTTGCAGCCAGTGTATTTTGGATTCGTCAAAATGCTAAGAACGGTCACGTCATTCCACGATCTTCCGTCGAACAAAATGTGCTTGCGGCTCAGTTCGCGAACAATGTCGGTGCAATTGCTTCCCCGCGAGGCCATGGAAAAAATCATTCGCACAAGCTTAATCTCGTCACTCGGTCCCAAGACCAACGTAATTCGGTCTGTCTTAAGGCTCTTTTGTTGCCCATTCTTCAAGACTTGTTTCAGCTTCCCGTCGATAGAGACCATTCGCCTTCGATAGGCATAACCGGGAGGGCCGCCCATCCAGAATCCCATCTGAGCGAGGCGAACCTTGCCCAGAACCACTTTCTCCCCCAACTCCCGGCTAAACTCGGCGGCCATGCTTCGCTTCAATGCTTTGACAATTGCACTCGATGCGGATCCATCATTGCTAAATTGTTCTGCGCAGTAATGGAGGGGTATTCCTGATCTGGAGCATAGGAACTCATAGTGGGCTGCTTCGTCAGGATTCTGGAATCTGCCCCACCGACTCACGTCATAAACAAGGATCGCCTTGAAGTCTGCCGCACCGTTGACGACATCCTTGAGCAAGGCATTTAGCCCGTCGCGACGTTTGATCAGGACACCGCTCTTACCTGGATCTGTGTACGTCTTAGTCACACTAAAGCCATGCTTTTGGGCATACTCTCCGATGCGCAGACTCTGGTTGGCAATAGAGTATTGCTGATCTTCGGTGGACATTCGCAGATATTGAGCCGCACGGACCAGCAGAGTTGACATTTGGCCTCCCTAGAAAACCTCAAAGTTGGACAATTTCGGTTTTTGTGATCATAGTCCCCTATGCCTGAATCCAGAGACCTAATTCCCGCCGCGCAGTATGTCCGAATGTCCACCGATAGACAGGAGTATTCTCTCGACAACCAGTTTGATCTGATCGCGAAATATGCTGAACTCAACAACTTCGTCGTTTGTCAGACTTATTGCGACGAGGCCAAGAGTGGACTGGAAATCAGTCACCGCGCCGGGCTGCGTCAACTGATTCAGGACGTTGTTAGCGAAAAACAACCATACAAAGCGGTGCTTGTACACGATGTTAGTCGTTGGGGAAGATTTCAGGACCCTGATGAGGCAGCCCACTACGAGTTTCTGTGCAAATCTGCCGGGGTCAGCGTCCACTATTGTGCAGAACAGTTCTCCAATGACGGGAACATCTCTGGCCAGATCTTGAAAACCCTCAAGAGAGTCATGGCTGCGGAATACAGCCGTGAACTTTCGGATAAAGTTTTTGCGGGTCTTGTACGAATCACCAAGCAAGGTTATCGGACTGGAGCGCGTCCCGGATATGGCTTCCGACGGATGCTAATTTCGTCTGACGGCAGTCGTAAGCAGCAACTCTTGCCTGGAGAGCACAAGAGCATCACCACTGACCGGGTAATTCTGGTCCCCGGCCCCGCAAGTGAGATTTTCTGGATACGGGAAATTTATCGTCTGTTCACGTCAGAAAGGAAGACATATGCTCGGATCGCGACCGAACTTGAAATGAGAGGCGCACCGTTCTTGCCGGGAACACGGTGGAGTGATCATGCCGTGAAAAGGATTCTGACGCATCCAAAATACAAAGGCACGGCAGTCTATAACCGCACCACGGAAAGGCTATGTTCCAAGTCCAGAAAAGTTGCACAGCCCGACTGGATTCTTATACCAAACGCGTTTGAGGGAATCGTTGAGCCGGAAATGTTCGAGGCTGCTCAGGAGACCCTACACCAGAAGTTCTGGCTGCGTTCAAACGAGGATGTTTTAAAACAATTGAAGTTGCTGCTGAAAACTCACGGTTACCTTTCTAATTCTCTCCTTCGAATGTATGGACTCTCGCCGGGAGGATTGCTATCTAGGTTTGGGTCAACGCTCAAGGCATACGAACTCATTGGCTACGAATCGGCGCACCGGAAGACCGCCGAGCACCGTCTTCAAGTTCGCAGGATTCGAGCCGAAATGATGCATCAACTCGTGGAAATGTTTCCGGGGAAAGTGTCCTTGTATTCTTGGACCTGGAAGCGTCGAAACTGTCTCCAACTGAGGAACGGAATGCGGATCGCAGTTCGCGTATGCCGCTCTAAACATCTGGTCACGAAGGGCCGTATGTGGGTATTGCAGGCGGCTAAAGATGAATCCTGTCGCGTTACTCTCATGGCGGGAATGAATCCCGAAAACACGGCTCTAGAATCGTTCTATGTGACGGGCCGTCTGAAGAATCGCTCGAAACTCCACATCACTGAGGAATACGATTGGTTGCGAAAGGGTGTGCGACTCAAGAATCTCCAATCTTTGTACGAGGTCATCAAATCACGGCGATGGAGGTGACAGTCACAACTTCCCTACTTTCACGTGTCGAATCAGGTCACTAAGTTCCTTGCATGCGGATTGAATGGCCTGTCGTTCACTCTCAGAACCCTTGCCGGGTGAGAGGTGAGCCAGTTCGGATTCGAGCGACGCAAGCCTGCGCTCCGCTTCGTCTCTGAACCGTGCTGTAAGCTCGGTTAGACTTTCCATTGAAGAACCTCGAAAACGAGGTTGCAAACGGCTGGCCACAAGACCACCGCATCAACTAGCTGCAGTTTCAGAGGTAGGTGACAGCGCGGTCAGGCTTCTTGCCAGGTTTTCGGCAGAATGGCCCAAAAAAATTGGCACTCGCACCTGCAAATTATTGGGTAAATTTCCCAAGATGGTTGGCCATTGTTGGCGAAACATCGCCATTACACCAACAACTCGTTTTTGATTCGCTGTTCGCTCTGGAGCCACACCCCGGCTTGGGGCGGGGTGGGGGGAGGTTCCCCAGGGGCGGGCACTTTGGGTCCCGGCATTTTGTGTCGCGATTTGTGTCATAACCCGGCTATCCCTACCCGTGTGCAACCGGCGCGGTCGGTATCATTCGGAAAAAGGTGAGGGGCAGTGGGTGGGCCGCAAAGGCCGACCAACACTGACCCTCAGTGATACTACCGGTCTGTCTGTGTTGCTCCGTGCCTGTCGAAGATGAGAAATGGCATGGAAGAGGTCGTCGGTTCGATCCCGACCAGGTCCACCAAATCCCCGAAATAAAACCTTGTTGCTAAAGAAACTCGGAGTTGAGGGGAAAAGTACCCTCAAAACCGCGCCCCTCTAGAGTAAAAATCATGTTCGTGAACGGGTTGGATGGGGCGAATGGGCGCCCACTCATCCGCAGAAGAACGCGAATGAGTGGGGCTTTCCCCAGGCACTTGCTGCGGCTCTGATGAGACGCGCAAAGGAGGTTGCATCAATCGACCGAAATGCGCTCTCCCGTGACAGTGCCGGGTACCTCAAACTGGAAGTTGCCGGCTGGGTCATAGAAGTCGAGGGCGAAAGAACCGCTCTGCGAATTGCCGTCGGGACTGACTGTTACCGACTCACTGAGGTGGATGGTTCCGAGGAAAGTTCCATTTCCGTCGTAGTTCCACACGCGGTGAGCAAGCGTATAGGTCCTGTGAGGTCCGCGCTTCCATGCTCCGAGGCAGACGTTGCCACCCCGCGGATCCACATTAGGGTTATGAACCTCAGTTCCGCCGGCATTCCATATCTGGAACGCCTCCTGAATGGTTTGACCATTGGCGACGAACCCGATGTGCCAAAGGCCAAGAATTGAGGTTTTGGACGGCGTGCCTTCGGACGACTGAATGCTGCCCGAGATGTGGGATTGATTGAGTACGACGGTACCTCCGGCCGCCATCGTGGACAGGGCATCGCCGCAAGATGCAAACGCGCTGGCACTAAGTCCAACTGACAAGACAAAGCAGGCGGCAACCTTCATGAACTTCAGAGTAGTGGTCGATTTCATTGCATTCTCCTTGGTAGAGGTGAGCGTTATCTGACAATCAGCGGAGAGAATTTCTTGAGGCTCCTCCGCGACTGCCAGATTCGCGCCGGTAGTTATGGCCCGGAGCCGAGGATCGAGCAATACAAACGGGAACACTTACGGATCAGATTTTGAACACCCTGCAAAGCATTGATAAATAGAACTGTCAGTAGCAAAGTAGTGGTATCTGTCCGGCGGCCTCAATCGCTGCTTGACTGCCACGGGGCACGCATGGGAAAGGTTATCGGTGTAATCGGCTTTCTTTCCGCGAATGCGGATCGCGGCATTTGGGTATTGGTCATTGTTTGTCTCGCTGCCGTGGACATTCATCGGCTGTCACAACCGGGCCCCCCCTACCGGACCCGGTGTGGTACAAGCCCGTTTATCACCTAACGTTCGCGGTGGAGTACTTCGCTTCTCGGCGGCTCTTCCCGGCGTTGTTCATCTTGGCTGCATCGCTTTGGATAGAGAAACAGCTTGTCGCACGAGGAGTGCGCACGATGGATTGAACCTGGGTCAAACAAATGTAACCGGGCGTTAGCACCAACTACGCCCCCAGACCCGTCGGGGCGGAGGTTGTTAGTGCAATCGCGACATTTCGCCAATTGACTGTGCGAAACTAGCGCCGATGCCATCTCCATTCTTACGCTCTACTCGCGGACCACGGCCAGAGTTTTACTGTTCGATCTGCGAGATGAAATTCAAAACACAATTGCTCTCGCCAGATGCGAAAGTGGGTATCCACAAGGAGTGGGACGAGCATCTACGCAGCGTCCATCCTCGCCAATGGGAGCGGGAGGAACGGAAGAGGGCCAGGCGCGCCGCACAGCCCGATAATAGTAAATGAGTGTAGTGGCGATTTATCAACAGTTACGATGCGCCGACGCACATAGCGACCCGTACCTCGTTCCACTTCCCATGAACGTGCTCAAGGAAATGGAACCGCCAACTCCCACAGAGTCCGCCGCAAGAACTTCGCACAAAAACGATGGCTTGAGTCTTCCCCTGGTTGAACCCCACTGGCGACAAACTGACGTACGAAACTGCGCCTTGAGGATCGTCAGGAAGACCGGAAATGACCTTCACACCTACGATTCTGTAAGGCTTCGCAATCTGAAATTGTGGCTGCAAGGCCCATTTCTTTTTGTAGATACGGTTGTAACCCGCGATGGCCCCTTTGAACCTAGTGGCATCCGGCTGTTTCAGACAAGCCCCCATGATGTCTTCCGCGAGTGTGTTCTCCTGGATCATCAGAGTGTCTTCTGCAAAGCCGTAGGATTCTTCGTGCGGGAGCAGGAGACTATAAATCTTGTATGCATCAGCATCGTGGTACGGCTGCGCTGCGGAGTGGTCCTGAGCGACGAGGAGAGTGATACTGAGCACGAAAACGGCCAGGCTAGCCCTGAGCGATCGCATGAACACCTTTGGTTGGAATGATCCCAGAGTTAATTAGACACCCAGACATGGCAAATCTGGCGCTTTCCGTAGTTGGCGTTAACAGGCGTTCGCACCAACAACTCCCCCAGACAAACTGCGCCGAGTGTTACGCGGTCAAACCCCGCCTTTGTCAAAAGCAATGATTTTGAAGCGGTGCATCTTGCCGGCTACTGGCTTCGTGAGGTCAATGGCTTCTCCGTCTGCTGACTTGATTGCGGTGCCTTCCAAGAAACTTCCCACGATTGGCCGCCACCCGTCTTTGTTTCGTGGTCCCATGGTGTACCATCCGGCCACTGGCAATATTTCGTTTTCAGCCAGATCGATTAGCCCACCAACACGCAAGCCGCCTGTCCTGAACTTCTGGTCTTGTGTGAAGAGGTATTTTATCCGGCGTGTGTGAGCGTCGTAGCCCACTGTAGTGAATCGCACACCGTCAATATCGACGTCCTGTACGCACGGATAAGATTGCGAAGGCGTGGCTGCACATTGATTCGTATTGTTCTTCGGGACCATCACGGAAGGCAAGCGCATCCCGACATTCGCCTGAGCAACTACGAATAGGGAATTCAGGAGTGCCAGCCAAAGCGCAAGTCTCTTCATCACCGTCAGTTTACGCGCTAATGAACGCCAATTGTTGTTACCAGGCGTTAACACTCATCTCACTGTTTACTCCCGAGCCTCCCAACCGCCCTCCTTGGCGCGCCGGAGTAGCTCGGCCAAGCGCGACTTCGATTTGGCTAGGACCAGATCGGCGTCACGCGACCAAGCAATCTCGCGGTCCCACCAATCCTCCAGTTCTCGCCTGCTGCACAATGCGGAAACTTTGCGAATTGTCTCGTCCGCTTCATGTCCGTAGACCTCAATTTTGTGGAACAAGATGTCGGTTAGGGGATGGTCACCTGTGGTTCCATTCGGCATGACGACCTTAGTGTAGTGGAACCGAACAAAATCGGCTCCGGCATAACCATCCCCGCCCCGTTTTCTTTTGGGTCAGTCCAGGTGGTCAGTCGTGGACAATCCTAAAGAAGACTTCAATCACTGCTGGGTCAAATTGCGTGCCTGATCTTCGGCGGAGGGTGTCGAAGGCCTGTTGTGGGGGCAAGCCTTTTCTGTAGGGTTGATCGGAGACCATCGCATCGTAGCAGTCGGCAAACGTAAGAACTCCTGCCTCTATCACGTATTTGTGCGTGGACAAGCATACCTGGTGTCCGGACAGGGTGGTCCGGCGGCCGCCGAGTTCCAGAAGATTCTGGACCACAGAGGCATCGTGTGGAATTGCTGGACGGGAGCGATGGCTCGTCTGGAACTGGCGCGCGCGAATGCTTTACAGGCGAGATCTTCCGAGGACGCCGACGCTGCCCGCGTACGCGCTCTCGCCGCCTACAAAGACTTCCTCACTCTCTGGAAAGACGCCGACCCGGACATCCCTATCTTGAGGGAAGCGAAAGCGGAGTACGCGAAGCTGGAATAACCCCAGCGTGCCTGCGCTTCTTACTCGTGATCCTTGCCAGGAAAGGCGGGTTGGGCTTGCGAAAAAAAAGGGCCCCCGTTTGGTGGCCCCTATTGTCATGCGTTCTATTGTCCCGTGCCCGTCAGCGGCACCGCGGCAGAGGTTGCCGGAGCACCCACTGTCACGTTGAGCGTTGATGCCTTAGCACCACGGGTCGTCGGTCTGAACGTCACGCTGACCGTGCAGTTTGTTCCGACCGCTAGGCTCGCGGGGCAATTGCTGGTCTGCGCGAACTGATTGGCATTGCCGCCGTTCACGCTGATCCGTGTGATCGCAAGTGGCGCGGTCCCGGGGTTCGAGACAGTTACCGTCTGTGCAGCACTCGTGGTTCTGATTGGGACGTTCCCGAAGGCAATTGAGTTCGGAGACACTTGGTTCACAGGCGCAACGCCCGTGCCAGTCAGAGAAACCACTTGCAGCGATGGGTCAGAGTCCGTGATCGTGATCGTGCCGGACCTGACTCCCAGC is from Acidobacteriota bacterium and encodes:
- a CDS encoding recombinase family protein gives rise to the protein MSTLLVRAAQYLRMSTEDQQYSIANQSLRIGEYAQKHGFSVTKTYTDPGKSGVLIKRRDGLNALLKDVVNGAADFKAILVYDVSRWGRFQNPDEAAHYEFLCSRSGIPLHYCAEQFSNDGSASSAIVKALKRSMAAEFSRELGEKVVLGKVRLAQMGFWMGGPPGYAYRRRMVSIDGKLKQVLKNGQQKSLKTDRITLVLGPSDEIKLVRMIFSMASRGSNCTDIVRELSRKHILFDGRSWNDVTVLSILTNPKYTGCNVWNRRTQRLHSALKQVDPRLWITKPLAFPAIVDRRTFERAQITIQKMRDSRWPDEKILKRIRRLLKSKGTLSETLILKARGMPSTQTIHKHFGTYRQLYEKLGYELDARYVFKSDQQQRTKKLRYSLINDLKTQFPDHVAVALSWKGGRSVLRIDNGFMVSIVFCRPERTQKGLCWAVKAPEAERDYITLLCLLNRRHDRVLRYHLVPRLGSWKTLRMYGSTPFLRQATKLGHLSDFYTAVARLRDEKQAARITTRLGTGLL
- a CDS encoding energy transducer TonB, with protein sequence MRFLVGALLSVVIMSATNAQTSNEFQTRGGFTIRRGPVRGVFTPEERSNYILRRAPIYPPEALAKGIQGLVKVGHEIGKDGVPQQIEVLSGPSELVNASLDAVKQWRYKPFKLNGEPVVVEMTCDINFEILPVKPVARTDNP
- a CDS encoding VCBS repeat-containing protein, translating into MYYKRFIHFGRVLCLCLFASNSWCAAPIFQMLNSYNSGGYNASWVALADVNGDGKLDLIVANSCATSDTCSDGGTVGVLVGNGDGSFQPVHTYKSGGLYATWVGVHDLNGDGKDDLLVANRSMGDGGVGGIGILFGNGDGTFKPAVTFASEGSPVYGAAVADFNHDSIPDIAVANWQDQNWPYYGTVSILLGMGGGNFQAAQTYGYFYWAQSVVAADVNGDGAADLLVGSDRFVSVLLGVGDGTFQPATSFRSGGHEGCWVAVADVNGDGKLDLVAANQFGPDGFGGSTIGVLLGNGDGSFQSATRYWTAGGGSLAVADLNRDSNPDILVPGDKLVAFWGQGDGTFRRAPFMPFYRGAIAVGDVDEDTRPDAVQVVNDQVNVLRNVIPFATTIELTSNVNPARYGEPITFTANVTPSGPYEATGKVTFRDGTKAIGSATLRDGVATLTKSNFTIGTHPITSFYKGDVNSGKSTSSIWDQVVQ
- a CDS encoding recombinase family protein, yielding MSTDRQEYSLDNQFDLIAKYAELNNFVVCQTYCDEAKSGLEISHRAGLRQLIQDVVSEKQPYKAVLVHDVSRWGRFQDPDEAAHYEFLCKSAGVSVHYCAEQFSNDGNISGQILKTLKRVMAAEYSRELSDKVFAGLVRITKQGYRTGARPGYGFRRMLISSDGSRKQQLLPGEHKSITTDRVILVPGPASEIFWIREIYRLFTSERKTYARIATELEMRGAPFLPGTRWSDHAVKRILTHPKYKGTAVYNRTTERLCSKSRKVAQPDWILIPNAFEGIVEPEMFEAAQETLHQKFWLRSNEDVLKQLKLLLKTHGYLSNSLLRMYGLSPGGLLSRFGSTLKAYELIGYESAHRKTAEHRLQVRRIRAEMMHQLVEMFPGKVSLYSWTWKRRNCLQLRNGMRIAVRVCRSKHLVTKGRMWVLQAAKDESCRVTLMAGMNPENTALESFYVTGRLKNRSKLHITEEYDWLRKGVRLKNLQSLYEVIKSRRWR